From the Desulforamulus hydrothermalis Lam5 = DSM 18033 genome, one window contains:
- a CDS encoding class II aldolase/adducin family protein, with the protein MQQAIEAAKQKIIELGKKMLQAGLVAGTWGNISALVREAGLVVITPSGMDYTCLQATDMVVLDLQGRPVEGQRRPSSEAPLHLAIYQARPDVGGIVHTHSEVATAFAVVRQPIPPVVEDAAMLVGGAVEVARYALPGTPELARQVVEALAQRSAVLMANHGLVGVGRSVEEAFTVCQVVEKCAKIYAWACTIGQPAVLPEQDVLMLSRLYRSAYGQPAK; encoded by the coding sequence ATGCAACAAGCTATTGAAGCAGCCAAACAAAAGATAATCGAACTGGGGAAAAAAATGCTGCAGGCAGGATTGGTAGCGGGAACCTGGGGTAATATTTCAGCTCTGGTGCGGGAAGCCGGTTTGGTGGTGATAACGCCCAGCGGTATGGACTACACCTGCCTGCAGGCGACAGATATGGTGGTGCTGGATTTGCAAGGGCGGCCGGTTGAAGGGCAGCGGCGACCTTCCAGTGAGGCACCGCTGCACCTGGCCATTTATCAAGCCAGGCCGGACGTAGGGGGTATTGTGCATACGCACAGCGAAGTGGCAACCGCCTTTGCAGTGGTTCGGCAGCCTATCCCACCGGTGGTGGAAGATGCCGCTATGTTGGTGGGCGGAGCGGTGGAAGTTGCCCGGTATGCCCTGCCGGGTACGCCTGAACTGGCCAGGCAGGTGGTGGAAGCCCTGGCCCAGCGATCTGCTGTACTGATGGCAAATCACGGACTGGTTGGGGTAGGCCGCAGCGTGGAAGAAGCCTTTACGGTTTGCCAGGTAGTTGAAAAATGTGCTAAAATTTATGCTTGGGCCTGTACAATCGGGCAACCGGCGGTGTTACCGGAGCAGGACGTGTTAATGTTGAGCAGGTTATACCGTAGTGCCTACGGACAACCTGCAAAATAG